A region from the Microbispora sp. ZYX-F-249 genome encodes:
- a CDS encoding Dyp-type peroxidase has protein sequence MPVDLSNGKPLAWDSAKLDADTKAMLDNLQPNILQGHVRESMSLLLVRFGDGPDGRRFLRSLVPLMKSARKHLEEVRDFNRSKKPGTPYVGVGISKLGYLKLGESTTKFTDNAFKSGMKRRKDTLSDPAVGAWEKHYQEEIHAIVLIGDATSEPVAATRTRVLALLPKSAKIVGEEKGEGLRDAQGRGIEHFGYVDGRSQPLFLADQVAAESGTNWNPFFPLSHVLVPDPLAPHPSRHFGSYLVLRKLEQNVRAFREAEEALADALGLKGDDRPLAGAMLVGRFRNGTPLRLHGKPSSDGHPVQNDFSYRDDPGAKCPVSAHIRKANPRDSRDGGLERALGVMMARRGQTYGRRTDRPWDDAGPETRPTGGVGLLFMAFNSSLQNQFEFTQQTWADNPDFPAGDTGHDPVIGQGKREVKVRYPKTWGGTKLSAPQRQVPQTVTMKGGEYFFMPSLAYLKSL, from the coding sequence ATGCCGGTCGACCTGTCCAACGGAAAACCGCTCGCATGGGATTCGGCGAAACTCGACGCCGACACCAAAGCGATGCTCGACAACCTGCAGCCGAACATTCTGCAGGGGCACGTACGGGAAAGCATGTCCCTGCTGCTGGTGCGCTTCGGCGACGGCCCGGACGGCAGGCGCTTCCTGCGCTCCCTCGTGCCGCTGATGAAATCGGCCAGGAAGCACCTGGAGGAGGTCCGCGACTTCAACCGCTCGAAGAAGCCCGGCACGCCGTACGTGGGCGTGGGAATCAGCAAGCTCGGTTATCTCAAACTGGGCGAATCCACCACGAAATTCACCGACAACGCGTTCAAGTCGGGCATGAAGCGGCGGAAGGACACGCTGAGCGACCCCGCGGTCGGCGCCTGGGAGAAGCACTACCAGGAGGAGATCCACGCGATCGTGCTGATCGGCGACGCCACGTCCGAGCCGGTCGCCGCCACCCGCACGCGGGTCCTCGCGCTGCTGCCGAAGAGCGCGAAGATCGTCGGAGAGGAGAAGGGCGAGGGCCTGCGCGACGCCCAGGGACGGGGCATCGAGCACTTCGGCTACGTGGACGGCCGCAGCCAGCCGCTGTTCCTCGCCGACCAGGTGGCCGCCGAGTCCGGCACCAACTGGAACCCGTTCTTCCCGCTGAGCCACGTGCTCGTCCCCGACCCCCTCGCTCCCCATCCGAGCCGGCACTTCGGCAGCTACCTCGTCCTGCGCAAGCTGGAGCAGAACGTCCGCGCGTTCCGCGAGGCCGAGGAGGCCCTCGCCGACGCGCTCGGCCTGAAGGGAGACGACCGGCCGCTCGCGGGCGCGATGCTGGTGGGCCGGTTCCGCAACGGCACCCCGCTGCGGCTGCACGGCAAGCCGAGTTCCGATGGACACCCGGTGCAGAACGACTTCAGCTACCGCGACGACCCCGGGGCGAAGTGCCCGGTGAGCGCGCACATCCGCAAGGCCAACCCGCGTGACTCGCGGGACGGCGGCCTGGAGCGCGCCCTCGGCGTCATGATGGCCCGGCGCGGTCAGACGTACGGCAGGCGCACCGACAGGCCGTGGGACGACGCGGGTCCGGAGACCAGGCCGACGGGCGGGGTGGGCCTGCTGTTCATGGCGTTCAACTCCAGCCTGCAGAACCAGTTCGAGTTCACCCAGCAGACCTGGGCCGACAACCCCGATTTCCCGGCCGGCGACACCGGCCACGACCCGGTGATCGGCCAGGGCAAGCGGGAGGTCAAGGTGCGCTACCCGAAGACGTGGGGCGGCACGAAACTCAGCGCGCCCCAGCGGCAGGTCCCCCAGACCGTGACGATGAAGGGCGGCGAGTACTTCTTCATGCCGTCCCTCGCCTATCTCAAGAGCCTCTGA
- a CDS encoding histidine phosphatase family protein, with product MSRRVVCLRHGQTLWNVEKRFQGHTDIALDETGIAQAARAASLLAALRPTMLVSSDLRRAYDTASALGRLTGLDVAVDKDLRERGGGEWEGLTRDEIRAGWPVEYEAWEAPGGEDVAYVADRVAGAIGRWASRLDENGLLVVASHGAALRLGICRLLGLPQELWSALGGLGNCSWSVLEEGRRGWRLLEHNAGTLPEPISSDDSPAATADS from the coding sequence ATGAGCCGTCGCGTCGTCTGCCTTCGGCACGGGCAGACGCTGTGGAACGTCGAGAAACGCTTCCAGGGGCACACCGACATCGCGTTGGACGAGACCGGCATCGCGCAGGCGGCCCGGGCGGCCTCCCTGCTCGCGGCGCTGCGGCCCACCATGCTGGTCTCCTCCGACCTGCGGCGCGCGTACGACACCGCCTCGGCCCTCGGCCGGCTCACCGGACTCGACGTCGCCGTGGACAAGGACCTGCGCGAGCGCGGCGGCGGCGAGTGGGAGGGCCTGACCCGCGACGAGATCAGGGCGGGCTGGCCGGTCGAGTACGAGGCGTGGGAGGCCCCGGGCGGCGAGGACGTGGCGTATGTCGCCGACCGCGTCGCCGGTGCGATCGGGCGCTGGGCGTCCCGCCTCGACGAGAACGGCCTGCTGGTCGTCGCCTCGCACGGCGCCGCGCTGCGGCTCGGCATCTGCCGGTTGCTCGGGCTGCCGCAGGAGCTGTGGTCCGCGCTCGGCGGTCTGGGCAACTGCTCGTGGTCGGTCCTGGAGGAGGGCCGCCGCGGCTGGCGCCTGCTGGAGCACAACGCCGGCACGCTGCCGGAGCCGATCAGCAGCGACGACAGCCCGGCCGCCACCGCCGACTCCTGA
- a CDS encoding glycoside hydrolase family 16 protein, which yields MRRHSALLLAAAVVGSAITVPAPARAAAWETVVDTGSFSGYAALESEWKYLYPWGSDHNGSARMYGSPSDHNHIALSGGVLTLTATRITWDEGTSSADPHPAIHYHSGAIHARDQVVVNDQFPNWEVKGDFQAPSSRGTWPAFWLTGVNSWPPESDILEFKGDGRNWFNTFRTSSDVDSTVVGVSSPGSWHTYRAWITKVSATDVDIHYYVDGQWKAVHHARGFVGKPMWLIINLQMEGSSGSPGPSAATYYRARNVYVGRSRA from the coding sequence GTGAGACGTCACAGCGCTCTTCTCCTCGCGGCCGCCGTGGTGGGCTCGGCCATCACGGTTCCGGCCCCGGCGCGCGCGGCGGCGTGGGAGACGGTCGTCGACACCGGCTCGTTCTCCGGCTACGCCGCCCTCGAGTCGGAGTGGAAGTACCTGTATCCGTGGGGATCCGACCACAACGGCTCCGCCCGGATGTACGGCTCGCCGAGCGACCACAACCACATCGCGCTGTCCGGCGGTGTGCTGACGCTGACGGCCACCCGGATCACCTGGGACGAGGGCACGAGCAGCGCCGACCCGCATCCGGCGATCCACTACCACTCCGGCGCGATCCACGCCCGGGACCAGGTCGTGGTGAACGACCAGTTCCCCAACTGGGAGGTCAAGGGAGACTTCCAGGCGCCGTCGTCCCGGGGGACCTGGCCGGCGTTCTGGCTCACCGGGGTGAACAGCTGGCCGCCCGAGAGCGACATCCTGGAGTTCAAGGGCGACGGCCGCAACTGGTTCAACACGTTCCGGACCTCGTCCGACGTGGACAGCACGGTCGTGGGCGTCTCGTCGCCCGGTTCCTGGCACACCTACCGGGCGTGGATCACCAAGGTGAGCGCCACGGACGTGGACATCCACTACTACGTCGACGGCCAGTGGAAGGCCGTCCACCACGCCCGTGGCTTCGTCGGCAAGCCGATGTGGCTGATCATCAACCTGCAGATGGAGGGCTCGTCCGGCTCGCCGGGGCCGAGCGCCGCCACCTACTACCGCGCCCGCAACGTCTACGTCGGCCGCTCCCGAGCCTGA
- a CDS encoding CynX/NimT family MFS transporter, whose product MAWLIAGGIALAALNLRTAVTSVGTVLDEVSTGLGMSGAMTGLLTTLPVMSFALFGALTPAMSRRMGEHRLLLAAIVLLAAGQAVRSLVDSAVPFMAASTVALAGGAVGNVVIPALIKRHFPRRAGAMTTVYSTALAAGTMVAAAATVPVQQAAGGNWHVALGVWAVLAAVAAIPWLALRRGEPERRDTSVKAGADGLLRSRLAWAVAGYFGSQSLIAYVMFGWLPLLLRDNGYTAGQAGLVLAVFTGLGIPVSMAVPALATRLSGQRPMVIVFAVLYAVGFAGLLTGQALWAWSILVAVGGGTFPLALAMLAMRTRTAAGTAALSAFGQSAGYLIAGAGPITFGLLHQVSGGWVLPFGLLFAALAVQVVTGWYAAADRVLEDETVVTPGSAPGGRRDDHVSRGVRDLVVGRMRGSADKARRARSRLTRPAGRRGAGRGDDRRRSASR is encoded by the coding sequence ATGGCCTGGCTGATCGCCGGGGGTATCGCTCTCGCCGCGTTGAACCTGCGCACCGCGGTGACCAGCGTGGGGACCGTTCTCGACGAGGTGAGCACGGGCCTCGGCATGTCGGGGGCGATGACGGGGCTCCTCACCACGCTGCCGGTGATGAGTTTCGCCCTGTTCGGCGCCCTGACGCCGGCCATGTCCCGCAGGATGGGGGAGCACAGGCTGCTGCTGGCCGCGATCGTCCTGCTCGCGGCAGGGCAGGCCGTGCGCTCGCTCGTCGACTCGGCCGTGCCGTTCATGGCGGCCAGCACGGTCGCGCTGGCGGGCGGCGCGGTCGGCAACGTCGTCATCCCCGCGCTGATCAAGCGGCACTTCCCGCGGCGGGCGGGCGCGATGACCACCGTCTACTCGACGGCCCTCGCGGCCGGGACGATGGTCGCCGCCGCCGCGACCGTTCCCGTGCAGCAGGCCGCGGGAGGCAACTGGCACGTGGCACTCGGGGTGTGGGCGGTTCTCGCCGCCGTCGCCGCGATTCCGTGGCTCGCGCTCAGGCGCGGTGAGCCGGAGCGGCGCGACACCTCCGTGAAGGCCGGAGCCGACGGCCTCCTGCGCAGCAGGCTCGCCTGGGCGGTGGCCGGTTATTTCGGCTCGCAGTCGCTCATCGCGTACGTGATGTTCGGCTGGCTGCCGCTGCTGCTGCGGGACAACGGCTACACCGCCGGGCAGGCCGGTCTGGTCCTCGCCGTGTTCACCGGGCTCGGCATCCCCGTCTCCATGGCGGTGCCCGCGCTGGCGACCCGGCTGTCCGGCCAGCGCCCGATGGTGATCGTCTTCGCCGTCCTGTACGCGGTGGGCTTCGCGGGCCTGCTCACCGGGCAGGCACTGTGGGCGTGGTCGATCCTCGTGGCCGTCGGCGGGGGCACGTTCCCGCTCGCGCTGGCGATGCTGGCCATGCGGACCCGCACCGCGGCGGGCACCGCCGCGCTGTCGGCCTTCGGGCAGAGCGCCGGTTATCTCATCGCGGGTGCGGGGCCGATCACGTTCGGCCTGCTGCACCAGGTGAGCGGGGGGTGGGTGCTGCCGTTCGGCCTGCTGTTCGCCGCGCTCGCCGTGCAGGTGGTCACCGGCTGGTACGCCGCGGCCGACCGCGTGCTGGAAGACGAGACCGTGGTCACGCCCGGGTCCGCGCCCGGCGGGCGGCGCGACGACCATGTCTCCCGGGGCGTGCGCGACCTCGTGGTGGGGCGGATGCGCGGGTCGGCCGACAAGGCGCGGCGTGCGCGGTCGCGCCTGACCCGTCCGGCCGGACGGCGCGGTGCGGGCCGGGGAGATGATCGCCGCAGGTCGGCCTCCCGCTGA
- the nadD gene encoding nicotinate-nucleotide adenylyltransferase, whose amino-acid sequence MRNGTAIRRLGVMGGTFDPIHHGHLVAASEVAHHFDLDEVVFVPTGRPWQKAEQTVSSTEDRYLMTVIATASNPRFSVSRVDIDRPGPTYTIDTLRDIAAVYGPGVELYFITGADALAQILSWRDVDELFTIAHFVGCTRPGHTLQDPGLPAGKVSLVEIPALAISSSECRDRVAAGEPIWYLVPDGIVQYINKRHLYRDPES is encoded by the coding sequence ATGCGAAACGGGACGGCGATCCGGAGACTGGGCGTGATGGGCGGGACCTTCGACCCGATCCACCACGGCCACCTGGTGGCGGCCAGCGAGGTGGCCCACCACTTCGATCTCGACGAGGTGGTGTTCGTCCCGACCGGGCGGCCCTGGCAGAAGGCCGAGCAGACCGTGTCCTCCACCGAGGACCGCTACCTGATGACGGTCATCGCCACCGCCTCGAATCCCCGCTTCTCGGTCAGCCGGGTGGACATCGACCGGCCCGGCCCGACGTACACGATCGACACGCTGCGGGACATCGCCGCGGTGTACGGCCCGGGGGTGGAGCTGTACTTCATCACCGGCGCCGACGCGCTCGCGCAGATCCTCAGCTGGCGCGACGTCGACGAGCTGTTCACCATCGCGCACTTCGTCGGCTGCACGCGGCCCGGTCACACGCTGCAGGACCCCGGCCTGCCCGCGGGCAAGGTCAGTTTGGTCGAGATCCCGGCCCTGGCGATCTCCTCCTCCGAGTGCCGCGACCGGGTGGCCGCCGGGGAGCCCATCTGGTACCTGGTCCCCGACGGCATCGTGCAGTACATCAACAAGCGCCACCTGTACCGCGATCCGGAGTCCTGA
- a CDS encoding carboxylate-amine ligase, with the protein MTKRRPVGVEEEFLVVDLETRRLTPLAESMLERLPDEGFAAELQRSVVETNSTPMEDLADVRAEIVRLRQALVSAGEPLGVGVIASGTTPITGIEGYTFTPGERYRYLSESYRFLAEEQLICGAQVHVEIDDRDVAVLAAQRVEAWLPPLLALSASSPYWMDEDSGYASSRALTWQRWPTAGPLGPFADAADYDRTAEDLVASGVIEDRGMVYFDLRLSAHVPTVEMRICDSCPLADDVVLLAGLFRALMTREMEAVERGEPPTGEQRLALLRAANWRAARDGLEGDLLSPLTSRPEPAPRLIARMLEELRPTLEDLGDWETVSELADAALRRGSSASRQRGAYAVEGKPEDAVDLLLAETRQR; encoded by the coding sequence ATGACGAAGAGACGGCCTGTCGGCGTTGAAGAGGAGTTCCTTGTCGTCGATCTCGAGACCCGGCGGCTGACGCCGCTGGCGGAGTCGATGCTGGAGAGGCTGCCGGACGAGGGGTTCGCGGCCGAACTGCAGCGGTCGGTGGTGGAGACCAACAGCACCCCGATGGAAGACCTGGCCGACGTACGGGCCGAGATCGTACGGCTGCGCCAGGCGCTCGTGTCGGCCGGCGAGCCGCTGGGGGTGGGCGTCATCGCCTCCGGCACGACCCCGATCACCGGCATCGAGGGCTACACGTTCACTCCCGGGGAGCGCTACCGCTACCTGTCGGAGTCCTACCGGTTCCTCGCCGAGGAGCAGCTCATCTGCGGGGCGCAGGTGCACGTGGAGATCGACGACAGGGACGTGGCGGTGCTCGCCGCCCAGCGCGTCGAGGCGTGGCTTCCCCCGCTGCTCGCGCTCAGCGCCAGCTCGCCGTACTGGATGGACGAGGACAGCGGGTACGCCAGCAGCCGGGCGCTGACCTGGCAGCGCTGGCCGACGGCCGGGCCCCTGGGCCCGTTCGCGGACGCGGCCGACTACGACAGGACGGCCGAGGACCTGGTGGCCTCAGGCGTCATCGAGGATCGGGGCATGGTCTACTTCGACCTGCGGCTCAGCGCCCACGTGCCGACCGTGGAGATGCGCATCTGCGACTCCTGCCCGCTCGCCGACGACGTGGTGCTGCTCGCCGGGCTCTTCCGCGCCCTCATGACGAGGGAGATGGAGGCCGTGGAGCGGGGCGAGCCGCCGACCGGCGAGCAGCGTCTGGCGCTGCTGCGCGCGGCCAACTGGCGGGCGGCGCGGGACGGGCTGGAGGGCGACCTGCTGTCCCCGTTGACGAGCCGGCCGGAGCCGGCCCCGCGGCTCATCGCCCGGATGCTGGAGGAGCTGCGGCCGACCCTGGAGGACCTCGGCGACTGGGAGACCGTCTCGGAGCTCGCCGACGCCGCGCTGCGCCGGGGCAGCTCCGCCTCCCGCCAGCGGGGGGCGTACGCGGTCGAGGGAAAGCCGGAGGACGCGGTCGACCTGCTGCTCGCCGAGACCCGGCAGCGCTAG
- a CDS encoding helix-turn-helix domain-containing protein: MAESDPRLRALAHPMRLRMLSLMWGEPMSAAELSRELGISHALASHHLRCLDDAGLAELADVRVRRGGRERRYRAVGGTPLTEQRDDFPLLAEALARSLRERAGRRRAGEEGVTADAELWVEPELWHDVRRRILAAIVDLHDGAAAPHTPGTIRVGATVAAFPLMESTGSGGR; encoded by the coding sequence ATGGCGGAGTCGGATCCCAGGCTCAGGGCGCTCGCGCATCCGATGCGGCTGCGCATGCTCTCGCTCATGTGGGGCGAGCCCATGTCGGCGGCCGAGCTCTCCCGCGAGCTGGGCATCTCGCACGCCCTCGCGAGCCACCACCTGCGCTGCCTGGACGACGCCGGGCTGGCCGAACTCGCCGACGTACGGGTCCGGCGCGGCGGCCGGGAGCGCCGCTACCGGGCGGTGGGAGGCACCCCGCTGACCGAGCAGCGGGACGATTTCCCGCTGCTCGCCGAGGCGCTGGCGCGGTCGCTGCGCGAGCGGGCCGGGCGGCGGCGGGCGGGCGAGGAGGGGGTGACGGCCGACGCGGAGCTGTGGGTCGAGCCCGAGCTGTGGCACGACGTCCGCCGCAGGATCCTCGCCGCGATCGTCGACCTGCACGACGGTGCGGCGGCCCCGCACACGCCGGGCACCATCCGGGTCGGCGCCACCGTCGCGGCCTTTCCTCTGATGGAATCGACGGGCTCCGGAGGACGTTGA
- a CDS encoding MFS transporter, whose translation MKAALADRNARRYLSAVVVSGFGTMAMSLVAGIWVKSLTGSDSLAGLTAFCFWAPTAAGPALGALADVLGARPVLIWTNVVMGAVLCLLFLVRSPAQVWLLFAVLVLYGVSFVLLDAAEAAVLPAAVPEALLAEVNGLRMSASEGTRLAAPLLGAGLFTVAGGDAVVALDAATFAACAWLLASLRLPRTAGSRAPAARGWAARTADGARFLFGDPFLRRLVLSGAVLMLVSGVNGAAVFAVVDHGLHREPGFTGVLSAIQGGGTVLGGLIAGPVLRRAGEARLSAAGGLLFAVSVALRATPSEPVVAAASLLSGLGLPWVLVAAFTAVQRITPRDLLATVSATANSLLFVPTAVGMALGAGLLALTSHRPVLYAAALAGALAAAYGLRDRRRAVRTPDRGTGGAC comes from the coding sequence GTGAAAGCCGCTCTCGCCGACCGCAACGCCCGCCGTTACCTGAGCGCCGTCGTCGTCTCCGGTTTCGGCACCATGGCCATGTCCCTGGTCGCGGGCATCTGGGTGAAGTCGCTGACCGGGTCGGACAGCCTCGCCGGTCTCACCGCGTTCTGCTTCTGGGCGCCGACGGCGGCCGGGCCCGCGCTCGGCGCGCTGGCCGACGTCCTCGGCGCCCGGCCCGTGCTCATCTGGACCAACGTCGTGATGGGCGCGGTGCTGTGCCTGCTCTTCCTGGTCCGCTCCCCCGCGCAGGTCTGGCTGCTGTTCGCGGTGCTGGTGCTCTACGGCGTGAGCTTCGTCCTGCTCGACGCGGCCGAGGCGGCCGTCCTGCCCGCGGCCGTCCCGGAGGCGTTGCTGGCCGAGGTCAACGGCCTGCGCATGAGCGCGTCGGAGGGCACGCGTCTCGCCGCGCCCCTGCTCGGCGCCGGGTTGTTCACCGTCGCGGGCGGCGACGCGGTGGTCGCGCTCGACGCGGCCACCTTCGCGGCCTGCGCCTGGCTGCTCGCCTCACTGCGCCTGCCGCGCACGGCCGGATCTCGCGCCCCCGCGGCGCGCGGGTGGGCGGCCCGGACGGCGGACGGGGCGCGCTTCCTGTTCGGCGACCCGTTCCTGCGCCGCCTCGTGCTGTCCGGCGCGGTGCTGATGCTGGTCTCCGGCGTCAACGGCGCGGCCGTCTTCGCCGTGGTCGACCACGGCCTGCACCGGGAGCCGGGCTTCACCGGTGTGCTGTCCGCGATCCAGGGCGGCGGCACGGTCCTCGGCGGCCTGATCGCGGGGCCGGTGCTGCGCCGGGCCGGGGAGGCGCGGCTGTCCGCCGCCGGAGGGCTCCTCTTCGCCGTCTCCGTGGCACTGCGCGCCACCCCCTCGGAGCCCGTCGTGGCGGCGGCGAGCCTGCTGTCGGGGCTTGGCCTGCCCTGGGTGCTGGTCGCCGCCTTCACCGCCGTACAGCGGATCACACCCCGCGACCTGCTCGCCACGGTGTCCGCGACCGCCAACAGCCTGCTGTTCGTGCCGACGGCCGTGGGGATGGCCCTCGGCGCGGGACTCCTCGCCCTGACCTCCCACCGTCCGGTGCTGTACGCGGCGGCGCTCGCCGGCGCGCTCGCCGCGGCGTACGGCCTGCGGGACCGGCGACGGGCCGTCAGGACTCCGGATCGCGGTACAGGTGGCGCTTGTTGA
- a CDS encoding dienelactone hydrolase family protein, whose product MCYEPDAMPPVHGSPRTTVTSGRVVLTSADGARFAAFLSRPGRPSGPAVLVLPDNRGLSGFYERLTERLAEQGHTALAIDYFGRTAGTGTRPDDFPFMEHLGRAHKDGLFADIAAGAAHLRAEGREEVVSLGFCFGGRLAFMAARPGFGLAGTIGLYGYPDVLFGNPGPTQMAGELRGPILGLFGGADEGISPEVVGAFGEALGSAGVAHEFVTYPGAPHSFFELGRPELAEACADAWARILGFLDGERPASVRQASGERPGERTARGDLTSPRAATMQD is encoded by the coding sequence GTGTGCTACGAACCCGATGCCATGCCCCCCGTCCACGGCTCTCCGCGTACGACGGTGACGTCCGGGCGTGTCGTCCTCACGTCGGCCGACGGGGCGAGGTTCGCCGCCTTCCTGTCCCGCCCCGGCCGCCCGTCCGGTCCGGCGGTGCTCGTCCTGCCGGACAACCGGGGGCTGTCGGGGTTCTACGAGCGTCTCACCGAGCGGCTCGCGGAGCAGGGCCACACCGCTCTCGCCATCGACTACTTCGGGCGTACGGCCGGCACCGGCACCCGGCCAGACGACTTCCCCTTCATGGAGCACCTGGGCCGGGCGCACAAGGACGGGCTCTTCGCCGACATCGCCGCGGGCGCCGCACACCTGCGCGCCGAGGGGCGCGAGGAGGTCGTCTCGCTCGGTTTCTGCTTCGGCGGCAGGCTCGCGTTCATGGCGGCCCGGCCCGGCTTCGGGCTCGCCGGCACGATCGGCCTGTACGGCTATCCGGACGTGCTGTTCGGCAACCCAGGCCCCACGCAGATGGCCGGCGAGCTGCGCGGGCCGATCCTGGGGCTGTTCGGCGGCGCCGACGAGGGCATCTCCCCCGAAGTGGTGGGCGCGTTCGGCGAGGCGCTCGGCAGTGCCGGGGTGGCGCACGAGTTCGTCACCTATCCGGGAGCGCCGCACAGCTTCTTCGAGCTGGGCCGCCCGGAGCTGGCAGAGGCCTGCGCCGACGCCTGGGCGCGCATCCTGGGCTTCCTCGACGGGGAGCGTCCGGCAAGCGTCCGGCAAGCGTCCGGAGAGCGTCCGGGAGAGCGGACAGCCCGAGGCGACCTGACCTCGCCTCGGGCTGCCACGATGCAAGACTAA
- a CDS encoding SRPBCC family protein — protein MSSIEQSIDVNVPIRTAYNQWTQFESFPEFMEGVESVKQIGDTRTDWVVEIAGVRREFEAEITEQHPDERVAWRSVDTPRQAGVVTFHRIDDDTTRVTLQMEYDPEGFLEKAADALQIVRMRVKGDLERFKTFIESRGSETGAWRGEVPGPHQQGGTGTGGSGTGYDIGEPMPPRTVNPEYPRETPLPPPGTGPIPPAPGTGPVPGTGPLPPRDTPGPLI, from the coding sequence ATGAGCTCGATCGAGCAGTCAATCGACGTGAATGTCCCGATCCGCACCGCGTACAACCAGTGGACGCAGTTCGAGAGCTTCCCGGAGTTCATGGAGGGCGTGGAGTCGGTCAAGCAGATCGGCGACACGCGCACCGACTGGGTCGTCGAGATCGCCGGTGTCCGGCGGGAGTTCGAGGCGGAGATCACCGAGCAGCACCCCGACGAGCGGGTGGCCTGGCGCTCGGTGGACACGCCGCGGCAGGCCGGCGTCGTCACCTTCCACCGGATCGACGACGACACCACCCGCGTCACCCTGCAGATGGAGTACGACCCCGAGGGCTTCCTGGAGAAGGCCGCGGACGCCCTGCAGATCGTCCGCATGCGGGTCAAGGGCGACCTGGAGCGTTTCAAGACGTTCATCGAATCGCGCGGCAGCGAGACCGGCGCCTGGCGCGGTGAGGTTCCCGGCCCGCACCAGCAGGGCGGCACGGGCACCGGCGGGTCCGGCACGGGGTATGACATCGGCGAGCCGATGCCGCCCCGGACGGTGAACCCCGAGTATCCGCGCGAGACGCCCCTGCCGCCGCCCGGCACCGGCCCGATCCCGCCCGCTCCCGGCACGGGTCCCGTCCCCGGCACCGGCCCGCTGCCGCCGCGCGACACGCCCGGTCCGCTGATCTGA
- a CDS encoding DMT family transporter, with product MNHAPALSVRQGLVYVSTAAIAWGTGGPAGAMLHGAGQLSPVAVSFWRFACGAVLLLAVARSRPSWRAVLLVGPAMAVCQAAYFAAIAQAGVAVATMITMGATPLLVAAGGRVFLGEPLRRSGLGCAALAVCGLAMLVGGADAITPAGAGYALLSAAAYSLVTLTTRRMPADGVAVWGFAGGAACLLPLAAAGGLLPAGHAVTNVLLLGYLAAVPTALAYGLFFAGLRVVGGTTASALSLIEPLVAAVIGVVLLGERVSAVQAGGAVVLLCALAWLTRGELRGQPAGASRQGETSC from the coding sequence ATGAACCACGCTCCAGCCCTGTCCGTACGGCAGGGCCTCGTTTACGTGTCCACCGCCGCGATCGCCTGGGGAACCGGGGGACCGGCGGGGGCGATGCTGCACGGCGCGGGACAGCTGAGTCCCGTCGCCGTGTCGTTCTGGCGCTTCGCCTGCGGCGCGGTGCTCCTGCTCGCCGTCGCCCGCAGCCGCCCCTCCTGGCGGGCGGTGCTGCTCGTCGGCCCCGCGATGGCGGTCTGCCAGGCCGCCTATTTCGCGGCGATCGCCCAGGCCGGGGTCGCGGTCGCCACGATGATCACGATGGGCGCCACCCCGCTCCTGGTGGCGGCCGGCGGCCGGGTCTTCCTGGGCGAACCGCTGCGCCGCAGCGGCCTCGGGTGCGCCGCGCTCGCCGTCTGCGGTCTCGCCATGCTCGTGGGAGGGGCGGACGCGATCACCCCCGCGGGCGCCGGCTACGCGCTGCTGTCGGCGGCGGCCTACTCCCTCGTCACCCTCACGACCCGCCGGATGCCGGCCGACGGCGTGGCCGTGTGGGGGTTCGCCGGGGGTGCGGCCTGCCTGCTCCCGCTCGCCGCCGCCGGAGGGCTCCTGCCCGCCGGGCACGCCGTGACCAACGTGCTGCTGCTCGGTTACCTGGCGGCCGTGCCGACGGCGCTCGCGTACGGGCTGTTCTTCGCGGGGCTGCGCGTCGTGGGCGGCACCACGGCGTCGGCCCTGTCCCTGATCGAACCGCTCGTCGCCGCGGTCATCGGCGTCGTGCTGCTGGGGGAGCGCGTGTCCGCCGTACAGGCGGGCGGCGCGGTCGTGCTCCTGTGCGCCCTCGCCTGGCTCACTCGTGGTGAGCTGCGCGGCCAACCGGCGGGAGCGTCACGGCAGGGCGAAACGAGCTGTTAG
- the rsfS gene encoding ribosome silencing factor, with translation MTASERSIQLVRVAAEAAAEKLADDIIAYDVSDQLVITDAFLLCSASNDRQVRAVVDEIEERLRVEADAKPVRREGEREGRWVLLDYLDIVVHVQHEEDRNFYALERLWKDCPSIELPESVKRVAEQRGHGAAR, from the coding sequence GTGACAGCATCCGAGAGATCGATCCAGCTCGTGCGGGTGGCGGCCGAGGCCGCCGCCGAGAAGCTGGCCGACGACATCATCGCCTACGACGTGAGCGACCAGCTCGTCATCACCGACGCCTTCCTCCTCTGCTCCGCCTCCAACGACCGCCAGGTCCGCGCGGTCGTCGACGAGATCGAGGAGCGCCTGCGCGTCGAGGCCGACGCCAAGCCCGTACGCCGTGAGGGCGAGCGGGAGGGCCGCTGGGTCCTGCTCGACTACCTCGACATCGTGGTGCACGTGCAGCACGAGGAGGACCGCAACTTCTACGCGCTGGAGCGCCTGTGGAAGGACTGCCCGTCCATCGAACTGCCGGAGAGCGTCAAGCGCGTGGCCGAGCAGCGCGGGCACGGAGCGGCCCGGTGA